Proteins from one Leptonema illini DSM 21528 genomic window:
- the purN gene encoding phosphoribosylglycinamide formyltransferase, producing the protein MARIVALASGKGTNFRALLEAAAEGRIFEAEFVGLVVDRPHTGAEEAAHEAGIECTVVDYKSFASRKEYDQAFAKAVADYAPDLIVAAGYMRILDDDFVRSYPNRILNIHPSLLPAFPGLHAQRQALEYGVKVSGCTVHFVDEGLDSGPIVVQRAVSVPEGADEAQLTALIRSVEHESYIEAVSLFCEGRLRFDDRRVVILPGREE; encoded by the coding sequence ATGGCGCGGATCGTCGCACTGGCTTCAGGAAAAGGAACGAATTTCCGGGCGCTTCTGGAAGCGGCCGCAGAAGGACGCATCTTCGAGGCTGAGTTTGTCGGACTGGTCGTCGACCGTCCGCATACGGGAGCCGAAGAGGCCGCTCATGAGGCGGGCATCGAGTGCACGGTTGTCGACTATAAATCGTTTGCATCTCGAAAAGAGTACGACCAGGCCTTTGCAAAGGCCGTGGCCGATTATGCACCCGATCTTATCGTCGCCGCCGGCTATATGCGCATTCTCGACGATGATTTCGTGCGCAGTTATCCGAACCGCATATTGAATATTCATCCGTCGTTGCTGCCTGCCTTCCCTGGACTGCATGCGCAGCGCCAGGCCCTTGAGTATGGCGTTAAGGTGTCGGGATGCACCGTGCATTTCGTCGACGAAGGCCTCGATTCCGGGCCGATCGTCGTGCAGCGCGCCGTGAGCGTGCCCGAAGGCGCCGACGAGGCGCAGCTGACGGCGCTGATCCGTTCGGTGGAGCATGAGTCGTATATAGAGGCGGTTTCGCTTTTCTGCGAAGGACGCCTGCGCTTTGATGATCGGCGCGTCGTAATCCTGCCCGGGCGCGAAGAGTAG
- a CDS encoding alpha/beta hydrolase has protein sequence MSGNRPGPLTVLLTFVILAGGAAMAGGFAFFLALLVSVLILLYPLLLPLWKKLYGLPDTADQVFYARTEDGWYLALHYHEPRVPLKGALPVLLVHGIATNKSGVDLDEYHSVACYLKSRGFPVFAVSLRGAGLSHRKQRYARKERFTFDDHVRLDAPAMIRRVIELTGAPALNWVGYSMGGMIGNAFCGSDSPEVKYVQSLVTIGSPGKADHVKGLLMDRLVKHPWVKHILPLQPGSAVLAPLGGWIQTPIDRILYNPETVRRRTVQLMLQNAITEVNQGLLDEMARWVREGNESSNDGLIEYRRSYERIRCPTLMIAGAGDHIAPPIQVRFAFEKCGSRTKKFILAGKRQGYEHDYCHIGLVMGEDAPDEVFPQIVLWLEEHGVVRQSKVKTWVERIKQNLSLRKALKKPSRPIKRKTER, from the coding sequence ATGTCGGGAAATCGTCCGGGGCCGCTTACCGTTCTTCTGACCTTTGTCATCCTGGCCGGCGGGGCGGCGATGGCGGGCGGATTCGCCTTCTTTCTTGCTCTACTGGTCTCGGTGCTCATCCTTCTTTATCCGCTGCTTCTGCCGCTCTGGAAGAAGCTCTATGGCCTGCCCGATACGGCCGACCAGGTTTTCTATGCCCGCACCGAAGACGGCTGGTATCTTGCCCTGCACTACCATGAGCCGCGTGTTCCGCTGAAAGGCGCCCTTCCCGTTCTGCTCGTGCATGGCATCGCCACGAACAAATCGGGCGTCGACCTCGACGAGTATCATAGCGTCGCCTGTTATCTTAAGTCGCGCGGATTTCCCGTTTTCGCCGTCAGCCTTCGCGGAGCGGGCCTGTCGCATCGTAAGCAACGCTATGCGCGCAAAGAGCGCTTCACGTTCGACGATCATGTGCGTCTTGACGCTCCGGCGATGATACGACGCGTCATTGAACTGACCGGAGCGCCGGCTTTAAACTGGGTCGGCTACTCGATGGGAGGCATGATCGGCAACGCCTTCTGCGGCTCCGATTCTCCCGAGGTCAAATACGTTCAATCCCTTGTTACGATCGGCAGCCCCGGAAAGGCCGACCATGTAAAGGGATTGCTCATGGATCGACTTGTGAAGCATCCCTGGGTGAAGCATATTCTGCCGCTGCAACCGGGATCGGCCGTGCTTGCCCCTCTCGGAGGCTGGATTCAAACCCCCATCGATCGCATTCTGTACAATCCCGAAACGGTGCGTCGCCGTACCGTTCAGCTAATGCTGCAGAACGCCATCACTGAGGTTAACCAGGGCCTGCTTGACGAGATGGCGCGCTGGGTGCGCGAAGGGAACGAGTCGTCCAACGACGGCCTGATCGAGTACAGGCGCAGCTACGAGCGAATACGATGTCCGACGCTGATGATTGCCGGCGCCGGCGATCATATCGCTCCGCCCATTCAGGTGCGCTTCGCCTTCGAAAAATGCGGATCGCGCACGAAGAAATTCATACTGGCCGGTAAACGCCAGGGATACGAACATGACTACTGCCACATCGGGCTCGTCATGGGTGAAGATGCGCCCGACGAGGTATTCCCGCAGATCGTTCTATGGCTTGAAGAACACGGCGTCGTCAGGCAGAGTAAGGTCAAAACCTGGGTGGAGAGGATAAAACAGAACCTCTCTTTGCGTAAAGCTCTGAAAAAACCTTCGCGCCCTATCAAACGAAAAACTGAAAGATAA